A genomic stretch from Orcinus orca chromosome 14, mOrcOrc1.1, whole genome shotgun sequence includes:
- the ZP4 gene encoding zona pellucida sperm-binding protein 4, giving the protein MWLLQSLWLWFLLSVALSGQHEPKAPGYPGGLRCGLRSFQFTINLSQETATPPALIAWDNRGLPHRLQNDSECGTRVSEGPGSSLVVDVSYSGCYVTEWDSHYIMPVGVEGADAGGRRTVTETKLFRCPVDLPALDIPNAGLCDSVAVWDRLPCAPSPITQGDCKQLGCCYDSEEANSCYYGNTVTARCTQDGHFSIAVSRNVTSPPLLLNSVHLAFRNDSECKPVMATHTFVLFQFPFTACGTTKWITGTQAVYENELVATRDVRTWSHGSITRDSIFRLRISCSYSVSSNALPVNVQVFTVPPPLPETQPGHLTLELQIAKDKHYSSYYTASDYPVVKLLRDPIYVEVSIQHRTDPSLELRLHQCWATPSTNALLQPQWPMLVNGCPYTGDNYQTKLIPVQRALDLPFPSHYQRFSISTFSFVDSVAKQALKGPVYLHCSASVCQPAGTPSCVTTCPARRRRSSDMHFQNSTASISSQGPMILLQATQDSSEKLRKYSRSPVDSQALWVAGLSGTLIIGALLVSYLAIRKRR; this is encoded by the exons ATGTGGCTGCTGCAATCCCTCTGGCTCTGGTTTCTGCTGTCTGTTGCTCTGAGTGGCCAGCATGAGCCCAAGGCACCAGGTTATCCCGGTGGACTCCGCTGTGGGCTAAGGAGCTTTCAGTTCACCATAAACCTCAGCCAGGAGACAGCAACCCCTCCTGCACTAATAGCTTGGG aTAATCGCGGTCTGCCGCACAGGCTGCAGAATGACTCTGAGTGTGGCACCCGGGTCAGCGAGGGCCCTGGCAGCTCCCTGGTGGTGGACGTGTCCTACAGCGGCTGCTATGTCACTGAGTGG GACTCCCACTACATCATGCCCGTTGGAGTTGAAGGAGCAGATGCGGGTGGACGCAGGACGGTTACAGAGACAAAGCTGTTCAGGTGTCCTGTGGATCTCCCAG CCCTAGACATCCCAAATGCTGGCCTTTGCGACTCTGTCGCAGTGTGGGACAGACTGCCATGTGCTCCTTCACCCATCACTCAAGGAGACTGCAAGCAGCTAGGCTGCTGCTACGATTCTGAAGAGGCCAATTCCTGTTACTACGGAAACACAG TGACCGCACGCTGTACCCAGGACGGCCACTTCTCCATCGCTGTGTCTCGGAATGTGACCTCACCCCCACTGCTGCTGAATTCTGTGCACTTGGCCTTCAGGAATGACAGTGAATGTAAACCTGTGATGGCAACACACACCTTTGTCCTGTTCCAGTTTCCGTTTACTGCCTGTGGTACTACAAAATGG ATCACTGGAACCCAGGCAGTATATGAAAACGAGCTGGTTGCAACTCGGGATGTGAGAACTTGGAGCCATGGTTCTATCACCCGAGACAGTATCTTCAG GCTTCGAATCAGCTGTAGCTACTCTGTAAGCAGCAATGCTCTTCCAGTGAATGTCCAGGTGTTTACTGTCCCGCCACCCCTTCCTGAGACCCAGCCTGGACACCTCACTCTGGAACTCCAGATTGCCAAAG ACAAACACTATAGCTCCTACTACACTGCTAGTGACTACCCAGTGGTGAAGTTGCTTCGGGATCCCATCTACGTGGAAGTCTCCATCCAACACAGAACAGACCCCAGTCTAGAGCTGCGCCTACACCAGTGTTGGGCCACGCCCAGCACAAACGCCCTGCTCCAGCCCCAGTGGCCCATGCTGGTAAATGG ATGCCCCTACACTGGAGACAACTATCAGACCAAACTGATCCCTGTCCAGAGAGCCTTGGACCTGCCATTTCCTTCTCACTACCAGCGCTTCAGCATTTCCACCTTCAGTTTCGTGGACTCAGTGGCAAAGCAGGCACTCAAGGGACCG GTGTATCTGCACTGCAGTGCATCGGTCTGCCAGCCTGCTGGGACACCATCCTGTGTGACAACCTGTCCTGCCAGAC gaagaagaagctCTGACATGCATTTTCAGAACAGCACTGCTAGCATTTCTAGCCAGGGTCCCATGATTTTACTCCAAGCCACTCAGGACTCTTCAGAAAAGCTCCGTAAATACTCAA GGTCTCCTGTAGACTCCCAAGCTCTGTGGGTGGCTGGCCTTTCTGGAACCTTAATCATTGGAGCCTTGTTAGTGTCCTACCTGGCCATCAGGAAACGGAGATGA